The following are encoded together in the Arcticibacterium luteifluviistationis genome:
- a CDS encoding DUF3108 domain-containing protein has product MKKRPVLLFVILLSVALYAFVGKDSLRSVENHSFQAGEKYTYKVKYGFLTIGQAKVDVHSKIFSVNNRPCYRVNVLGKTAGLASLWKVSNMYRSFIDTTAFIPQKFEYSARENTYSRDQTFTFDHNSNKVKKFEKEEVTEYKIPDYVQDVISGYYYLRTVDFSKMKIGQSIKAPLFFDDELYNMQVKYAGKDVVKTKFGKMNVLKLNPILPKNELFEGDNAIRILVSDDENRVPIRLEIDFSFGTISMEIISYKNVRNPFVWS; this is encoded by the coding sequence ATGAAAAAAAGACCAGTCTTATTATTTGTGATTTTATTGAGCGTAGCTCTTTATGCCTTCGTTGGCAAAGACAGCCTTAGATCTGTAGAAAATCATAGTTTTCAGGCTGGTGAGAAATATACTTACAAGGTTAAGTATGGTTTTTTGACCATAGGGCAGGCAAAAGTAGACGTACACTCCAAAATCTTCTCAGTAAATAATAGACCTTGCTATAGAGTTAATGTTTTAGGTAAAACGGCAGGTTTAGCAAGCTTATGGAAAGTAAGTAATATGTACAGGTCATTTATTGACACTACAGCTTTTATTCCTCAGAAATTCGAATACTCTGCTAGAGAAAATACTTACAGTCGCGACCAAACTTTTACTTTTGACCATAATAGTAATAAGGTAAAGAAGTTTGAGAAAGAAGAAGTTACTGAATACAAAATACCTGATTATGTTCAAGATGTAATCTCAGGTTACTACTATCTAAGAACAGTTGATTTCTCTAAAATGAAGATTGGCCAAAGCATTAAAGCACCTTTGTTTTTTGATGATGAGCTTTATAACATGCAGGTAAAATATGCGGGTAAAGATGTAGTAAAGACCAAGTTTGGAAAAATGAACGTACTTAAGCTCAACCCTATACTTCCTAAAAACGAGCTCTTTGAGGGAGATAACGCCATTAGAATATTAGTGTCTGACGACGAGAACAGAGTTCCAATAAGACTTGAGATTGACTTTTCTTTTGGCACTATCTCTATGGAAATAATTTCTTACAAGAATGTAAGAAACCCATTTGTTTGGAGCTAA
- a CDS encoding DoxX family protein: MLKKFFKVTALPPYVDLAIAILRVGMGFLMIPHGYQKLIKVLNGSYAFGDPLGLGEVPSLLLAIFAELFCSILLLLGLFTKPALAVLIFTMVVAVFVVNGGQGFDKMEKGLLFLIPYISLFIWGPGRYSIDYRLFGKRRRF, from the coding sequence ATGCTCAAGAAGTTTTTTAAAGTAACCGCTTTACCTCCTTATGTTGATTTAGCCATAGCTATTCTAAGGGTAGGGATGGGCTTTCTTATGATTCCTCATGGCTACCAAAAATTAATTAAAGTCCTAAATGGTAGTTATGCTTTTGGCGATCCACTTGGTTTAGGTGAAGTTCCTTCTTTACTGCTAGCCATTTTTGCAGAACTATTTTGCTCTATTTTACTTTTACTTGGTTTATTTACAAAACCAGCTTTAGCGGTTTTGATATTTACCATGGTAGTAGCTGTTTTTGTGGTAAATGGTGGTCAAGGTTTCGATAAAATGGAGAAAGGACTTCTCTTTTTAATACCTTATATTTCACTATTTATTTGGGGACCTGGCAGATATTCGATTGATTATCGTTTGTTTGGAAAGCGTAGAAGGTTTTAG
- a CDS encoding DUF4834 domain-containing protein has protein sequence MFKIIFVVILVIAFVPPVRRFLFWLIVGKEMVKEQKKANNSGRTEAKRDGQINVDYVPKETKDKGFKGGQYVDYEEVE, from the coding sequence ATGTTTAAAATAATTTTCGTTGTTATCCTAGTAATAGCTTTCGTGCCACCAGTTAGAAGGTTTCTCTTCTGGTTGATAGTGGGTAAAGAGATGGTGAAGGAACAAAAGAAAGCCAATAATAGTGGTCGAACTGAAGCTAAAAGAGATGGTCAAATAAATGTGGACTACGTACCAAAAGAAACCAAAGATAAGGGATTTAAGGGTGGTCAGTATGTAGATTATGAGGAAGTAGAGTAA
- a CDS encoding TlpA family protein disulfide reductase has translation MKYKFILFAVLFGSMAFRFPEMVELGTFTSAEDDVYLKASFSQEEHLNEVLKAGENASFAEAFDQKFKEDFDTSLQYENIKKVNVDEWELALFDKRNMQMSFLKNFESYEQLSEEFVDLVQANINYNYWHLLLAYSINNSNSNTGLKQVTSLPRIMTSDLDPQRINNPKRMLSKSYRAFLPYFVIYFNSEENNFKKYADGVLSMKDKAEYASKYLKGDVLDYTLTELIEKSHKTLSSSSFRYWTSQIYCQNLQNYLSDGFYSDVVKAETERAEKVVEVEKSKNGNLPAIMDLEDKAFTFEKYKGKVIYVDFWASWCGPCRKEFPASRAMHESLSSKQKKDIVFLYISIDEDLEKWRGAVEKLGLEEFGENGHSYEVSGRYQVSSIPRYMIIDKKGNLVNDKAPRPSSAETLPALLELL, from the coding sequence ATGAAATACAAGTTTATTCTGTTCGCTGTTTTATTTGGGTCTATGGCTTTTAGGTTCCCAGAAATGGTGGAGCTAGGAACTTTTACATCTGCCGAGGATGACGTTTATCTGAAAGCAAGTTTTTCTCAAGAAGAACATCTAAATGAAGTTTTAAAAGCAGGGGAGAATGCTTCGTTTGCGGAAGCTTTTGACCAGAAGTTTAAGGAAGACTTTGATACTAGTTTGCAATATGAAAATATTAAAAAGGTCAATGTTGATGAATGGGAATTGGCATTATTCGATAAGCGAAACATGCAAATGAGTTTCCTGAAAAATTTTGAAAGTTATGAGCAGTTGTCGGAAGAGTTTGTAGACTTAGTTCAGGCTAATATTAATTATAACTATTGGCACCTATTACTCGCATACTCTATTAATAATAGTAACAGTAATACAGGTTTAAAGCAGGTGACATCATTGCCTAGAATAATGACTTCAGATTTAGACCCTCAAAGAATTAATAATCCCAAAAGGATGCTTTCAAAAAGCTATAGAGCCTTTTTACCGTATTTTGTCATCTATTTTAATTCTGAAGAAAATAATTTCAAAAAGTATGCTGATGGTGTTTTGTCTATGAAAGACAAGGCGGAATATGCTTCCAAATACTTAAAGGGCGATGTTTTAGATTATACACTTACAGAGCTAATAGAAAAAAGTCATAAAACGTTGAGCTCTTCTTCTTTCAGGTATTGGACGAGTCAGATTTACTGTCAAAACCTTCAGAATTACCTTTCTGACGGCTTTTATTCTGATGTGGTTAAAGCTGAAACCGAAAGAGCGGAAAAGGTGGTAGAAGTTGAAAAGTCGAAAAATGGTAATTTACCTGCTATAATGGACTTGGAAGACAAGGCTTTTACTTTTGAGAAGTATAAAGGAAAAGTAATTTATGTTGACTTTTGGGCTAGCTGGTGTGGCCCTTGTAGAAAGGAGTTTCCTGCTAGCAGAGCCATGCATGAAAGCCTTAGCTCAAAACAAAAGAAGGACATCGTTTTTCTATATATATCCATAGATGAAGATTTAGAGAAGTGGCGTGGAGCAGTTGAAAAATTAGGTTTGGAGGAGTTTGGCGAGAATGGTCATTCCTATGAGGTTTCAGGTAGATATCAGGTTTCTAGTATACCGAGATATATGATTATCGACAAAAAAGGGAATTTGGTAAACGATAAGGCCCCTAGACCTAGCAGTGCTGAAACTTTGCCCGCATTATTGGAGTTACTTTAG
- a CDS encoding M61 family metallopeptidase: protein MNLFKTLALLLFAGPLFSQTAINFEIDVTKNTDTFYVSVDLEKQLSKENNIYQFAATAPGTYQTQNIGRFISDFKAFNKKGKEIKVTYKAPNQYIISKPHKVKSINYKVAETFDTEVESYPVYMMCGSSIENDHALINTHTMLGYFEGLQSNPLKIKVTGQEGWKTGTALESKDGYYLANSFDHAVDSPILTGNLTYAETQVADTPIRIFTYSEKGKYTSEALLENMKDMLAASNKFLIKLPVENYTFLYYFLQNPDGQTGAWEHSYSSEYVLTENEPTDANMKQVTDIASHEFFHIVTPLNIHSEIIESFNFVEPTPSQHLWLYEGVTEWASNILLYRGGVVDFDAYIKNSIRQKIIINENYFDKSWSLERLAKESFNEDGAKQYGNIYYKGALVAGYLDIRLLELSDGKRGLRELMLELVDKYGKGRPISEKGFFKDLVQMTYPEIGDFIHDYIQNAEPLPNKEYLGKIGLNYSGNGKSIEIRKMVNPTDKQLMLFEAWSKNL from the coding sequence ATGAATTTATTTAAAACACTGGCACTTTTACTTTTTGCTGGACCACTTTTTTCTCAGACAGCCATAAACTTTGAAATAGATGTAACCAAAAATACAGATACTTTTTACGTTTCTGTGGACTTAGAAAAACAGCTATCAAAAGAAAACAATATTTACCAGTTTGCCGCTACTGCTCCTGGAACCTATCAAACACAAAACATTGGGAGGTTTATAAGCGATTTCAAGGCCTTTAATAAAAAAGGAAAAGAGATAAAGGTTACCTATAAAGCACCTAATCAATACATCATTTCTAAACCTCATAAGGTTAAAAGTATTAACTACAAAGTGGCAGAAACATTTGACACTGAAGTGGAATCATATCCTGTATATATGATGTGTGGCAGCAGTATTGAAAATGACCACGCTCTAATTAACACGCACACTATGCTGGGCTATTTTGAAGGCTTACAGAGCAATCCTTTAAAAATAAAAGTAACTGGACAAGAAGGTTGGAAAACAGGAACCGCATTAGAAAGTAAAGATGGTTACTACTTGGCAAATTCTTTTGACCATGCCGTAGACTCTCCTATTCTTACCGGAAATTTGACATATGCAGAAACCCAAGTAGCCGACACTCCTATAAGAATTTTTACTTATTCTGAAAAAGGCAAATACACCTCAGAAGCCTTGTTAGAAAACATGAAAGACATGTTAGCTGCCTCAAATAAATTCCTAATTAAGCTACCCGTAGAAAACTACACCTTCTTATACTATTTCTTACAAAATCCAGATGGACAAACTGGGGCTTGGGAACACTCTTATAGCTCGGAATATGTATTGACGGAGAATGAACCTACTGATGCCAACATGAAGCAAGTTACTGATATTGCTTCACATGAGTTTTTCCATATTGTAACGCCACTTAACATTCACTCCGAAATAATCGAATCTTTTAATTTTGTAGAACCTACTCCATCGCAGCATCTTTGGCTATATGAAGGTGTAACAGAGTGGGCCTCTAATATCCTCTTATACAGAGGTGGCGTGGTCGATTTCGATGCATACATCAAAAACAGTATTCGTCAAAAAATCATTATCAATGAAAACTACTTTGATAAGAGCTGGAGTCTAGAGCGACTTGCTAAGGAATCTTTTAATGAGGATGGAGCTAAGCAGTACGGTAACATTTACTACAAAGGAGCTTTAGTAGCTGGCTACTTAGATATTAGACTTTTAGAGCTTTCTGATGGGAAAAGAGGATTGCGAGAGCTTATGTTAGAGTTGGTCGATAAATATGGTAAGGGAAGACCTATTTCAGAGAAAGGCTTTTTCAAGGATTTAGTACAAATGACCTACCCCGAAATTGGAGATTTCATTCATGACTACATCCAAAATGCTGAACCACTTCCTAATAAAGAGTATTTAGGAAAAATTGGTCTTAATTATTCTGGAAACGGGAAAAGCATTGAAATTAGAAAAATGGTCAATCCTACGGACAAGCAGCTAATGCTTTTTGAGGCATGGAGTAAAAACCTATAA
- a CDS encoding GNAT family N-acetyltransferase, whose translation MQYNPNALKRITLERKLESKPEKVNTEPEIIIHKLGSQDLVLFKQLIEIFKDSFDGQSKKEIDEFSLNTMLRHTTFLGFVAIQDNEVIGGLTGYEIRSYYKDESEVFLYNLAVSRKHQGKGTAKLLMKTILKFAKEKGHSKLYANTNINGSNAVKFYRGTGGIEQQVSRFIYKLK comes from the coding sequence ATGCAATACAATCCAAACGCTTTAAAGAGAATAACGCTCGAAAGAAAGCTTGAAAGTAAACCCGAAAAGGTAAACACCGAGCCCGAAATTATTATTCACAAATTAGGATCACAAGACTTAGTGCTTTTTAAGCAACTGATTGAAATTTTTAAGGATAGCTTTGATGGCCAATCCAAAAAAGAGATTGACGAATTCAGTCTTAACACGATGCTTCGTCACACTACTTTTCTCGGTTTTGTAGCCATACAAGACAATGAAGTAATAGGCGGTCTAACAGGCTATGAAATAAGGAGTTACTACAAAGATGAATCTGAAGTATTCCTTTATAACTTAGCTGTTAGTCGAAAACATCAAGGAAAAGGAACAGCTAAATTACTTATGAAAACAATTCTAAAATTTGCCAAAGAAAAAGGACATTCTAAGCTATATGCGAATACCAATATCAATGGCAGCAATGCTGTGAAATTCTACAGAGGAACTGGTGGCATTGAACAACAGGTGTCAAGGTTTATTTATAAACTGAAGTAA
- a CDS encoding arylsulfatase encodes MKNIIHLLSISLLFFSCKEAKQDSQKTNIVYIMADDLGYGDIGAFGQSLIKTPNIDKLAKEGMMLTRHYAGNTVCAPSRCTLMTGKHNGHATVRGNKRVPLLEEDYTVAELLKTAGYTTGLVGKWGLGEEASSGIPNKQGFDYFYGYLNQAHAHNHYPAFLYENEEKDQLGNEVEYMTKGNNAGIAGHSTNKEVYSNDKFIEKSLAFIQQNVNNPFFLYLPVTVPHANNESQHFDESGMEVPDLGIYANEDWPEDQKRHAAMIGELDKTVGLIMKKLKDEGLDKNTLVIFTSDNGPHNEGGADSDFFNSNGPLRGTKRDLYDGGIRVPTIARWPGKIEAGSSSEHVSGFVDLFETLKDLVKIDDNHKTDGISFLPTLLGQKQAKHDFLYWEFYEKGGKQGVLFDDNWKCIKLHVNDSTKTKVELYNLAEDIEEQNDIASSNPELVAKGLKIMKQEHTLSSDFKFDFE; translated from the coding sequence ATGAAAAACATAATACATCTACTTAGCATTAGTCTACTATTTTTCTCTTGTAAAGAAGCGAAACAAGACTCTCAAAAAACGAACATTGTCTATATCATGGCGGACGACCTTGGCTATGGTGATATTGGTGCGTTTGGTCAATCACTTATCAAAACGCCCAATATTGATAAACTAGCCAAAGAAGGCATGATGCTCACAAGGCACTATGCAGGAAACACCGTTTGTGCTCCATCTCGCTGTACACTAATGACGGGCAAGCATAATGGGCATGCTACTGTAAGAGGGAACAAAAGGGTTCCTTTATTAGAAGAGGACTACACTGTAGCAGAACTACTAAAAACAGCAGGTTACACCACAGGCTTAGTAGGAAAATGGGGATTAGGAGAAGAAGCAAGTTCAGGTATTCCTAACAAACAAGGCTTTGATTATTTCTATGGTTATCTAAACCAGGCTCACGCACACAATCATTACCCAGCCTTCCTTTATGAAAACGAAGAGAAAGACCAACTTGGCAATGAAGTAGAATACATGACAAAAGGAAACAATGCAGGTATCGCAGGACATTCCACCAATAAGGAAGTTTATTCAAACGATAAGTTCATTGAAAAATCTTTAGCCTTTATTCAGCAAAACGTCAACAATCCATTTTTCCTTTACCTACCTGTAACCGTACCACATGCCAATAATGAGTCGCAGCACTTTGATGAATCAGGCATGGAGGTTCCTGACCTAGGAATTTATGCCAATGAAGACTGGCCTGAAGATCAAAAGAGACATGCTGCCATGATTGGCGAATTAGACAAGACAGTAGGCTTGATTATGAAAAAGTTAAAAGACGAAGGACTGGATAAAAATACCTTAGTCATATTTACTTCTGATAATGGTCCACATAATGAAGGTGGTGCCGATTCTGATTTTTTCAACAGTAATGGTCCATTAAGAGGTACAAAAAGAGATTTATACGATGGCGGTATTAGAGTTCCTACTATTGCCCGTTGGCCAGGAAAAATTGAAGCTGGAAGCTCTTCTGAACATGTTTCAGGTTTTGTTGATTTATTTGAAACCCTAAAAGATTTAGTCAAAATTGATGACAACCATAAAACAGATGGCATCTCTTTCTTACCAACTTTGTTAGGGCAAAAACAAGCCAAACATGATTTCCTTTACTGGGAGTTCTATGAAAAAGGCGGTAAACAAGGTGTATTATTTGATGATAACTGGAAATGCATAAAACTTCATGTAAATGACAGCACAAAAACTAAAGTAGAACTTTATAACCTAGCCGAAGACATCGAAGAGCAAAATGACATAGCTTCTTCAAACCCTGAACTCGTGGCTAAGGGTTTGAAAATAATGAAACAAGAGCATACACTTTCTTCAGACTTTAAATTTGATTTTGAATGA
- a CDS encoding DUF547 domain-containing protein, translating to MTINNLAEDLLLKVKKGEDTEALENEIAGLSLEQLKSELNNDILKKAFWINCYNAYYQILRKRTQLIAPEVYTEKAIKVAGESFSLDEMEHGILRKYRIKISLGYLPNIFAAPLIKSLAVAKIDYRIHFALNCGAKSCPPIAFYKTDSLEQQLDMATLSLLEGETEVFYDRMEIHTTSLMSWYRGDFNGEKGVKAILEEKLEIPTKGFKMIYKPYSWEDDLHDFI from the coding sequence ATGACAATAAATAATTTAGCCGAAGACCTACTTTTAAAGGTCAAAAAAGGAGAAGATACCGAGGCATTAGAAAACGAAATTGCAGGGCTCTCTTTAGAACAATTAAAATCAGAATTAAACAATGACATCCTTAAAAAGGCTTTTTGGATAAATTGTTATAATGCTTATTACCAAATACTCCGAAAAAGAACTCAATTAATAGCTCCTGAGGTTTACACAGAAAAGGCTATTAAAGTAGCTGGCGAAAGTTTTAGTCTTGATGAAATGGAACATGGTATTTTAAGAAAGTACCGCATCAAAATATCGCTAGGTTATCTTCCAAACATTTTTGCTGCACCTCTTATAAAATCTTTGGCAGTAGCTAAAATAGACTACCGCATTCACTTTGCTCTAAACTGTGGGGCTAAGAGTTGCCCACCCATTGCGTTTTACAAAACAGACAGCCTAGAACAGCAACTTGATATGGCGACATTATCGCTTTTAGAAGGTGAAACGGAAGTGTTCTATGATAGAATGGAAATTCACACTACAAGCTTAATGAGCTGGTATAGAGGAGATTTCAATGGAGAGAAAGGCGTCAAAGCTATTTTGGAAGAAAAACTAGAGATTCCTACCAAAGGCTTTAAAATGATTTACAAGCCTTATTCATGGGAAGACGACCTTCATGATTTCATTTAA
- a CDS encoding Gfo/Idh/MocA family protein, with protein sequence MNNNRRDFLKKVVLNSAGVGLLGAIPNSIEAHKSIIVKPNTLKIWEKPRLKFAVIGMNHGHIYSMTEAIKRGGGELVSFYAKEAELNATYAKRYPEAKQAKSELEILENKDIKLVLSAGIPVERAPLGIRVMQAGKDYMSDKPGITTLKQLAKVRKVQKETGQIYTIVYSERLENRATVKASELVQAGAIGKVVQTIGLGPHRMRTETRPDWFFDMNQVGGIITDIASHQFDQFLHFTNSTEAKVLAAQVKNVNHPQYPGFEDFGDAMVQGNGGSGYIRIDWFSPEGLNTWGDGRLTILGTEGYIEIRKNIDIAKHDSGNHLYLVDNKETVHMDCKDIELPFGSQMVDDVLNRTNTAMSQEHCFLTMELALKAQKLGLKTY encoded by the coding sequence ATGAACAACAACAGAAGAGACTTCCTTAAAAAGGTAGTTCTAAACTCGGCTGGAGTAGGCCTACTAGGAGCCATCCCTAATTCTATCGAAGCACATAAGTCCATTATAGTCAAACCAAATACTCTTAAAATTTGGGAGAAACCTCGACTTAAGTTTGCTGTAATCGGCATGAATCATGGTCATATTTACAGCATGACTGAGGCCATCAAAAGAGGTGGCGGAGAGTTAGTTTCTTTTTATGCTAAAGAAGCCGAACTGAATGCCACTTACGCCAAAAGATACCCAGAAGCCAAGCAAGCTAAAAGTGAACTTGAAATCTTAGAGAATAAAGATATCAAATTGGTTTTAAGTGCAGGAATTCCTGTAGAAAGAGCTCCATTAGGTATTAGAGTAATGCAAGCAGGGAAAGACTACATGTCTGACAAACCTGGAATAACCACTCTAAAACAACTAGCTAAAGTAAGAAAGGTTCAAAAAGAAACAGGTCAAATTTACACCATAGTTTATAGCGAAAGGCTGGAAAACAGAGCAACAGTAAAAGCCAGCGAATTAGTACAAGCAGGAGCCATAGGTAAAGTGGTGCAAACTATTGGGCTTGGACCTCACAGAATGAGGACAGAAACTAGACCTGATTGGTTTTTTGACATGAATCAGGTGGGCGGTATTATTACTGACATTGCTTCGCATCAATTTGACCAATTCCTCCATTTTACTAATTCTACAGAGGCTAAAGTATTGGCAGCCCAAGTAAAAAATGTCAACCATCCTCAATACCCCGGTTTTGAAGACTTTGGCGATGCCATGGTTCAGGGAAACGGAGGTTCGGGCTATATAAGAATTGATTGGTTTTCTCCTGAGGGCTTAAACACTTGGGGTGACGGAAGATTAACCATTTTAGGTACAGAAGGTTACATTGAGATAAGAAAAAATATTGACATCGCTAAACATGATAGTGGAAATCACCTTTATCTGGTAGATAACAAAGAAACAGTTCATATGGACTGTAAAGACATTGAGCTCCCTTTTGGTTCTCAAATGGTGGACGATGTACTTAACAGAACCAACACTGCTATGAGCCAAGAGCACTGTTTCTTAACTATGGAACTAGCCTTGAAAGCTCAGAAACTAGGACTTAAAACCTATTAA
- a CDS encoding sulfatase family protein, translating to MQKLTLISFLLLFTLFSCKKKVKVELPNRPNILWISAEDLSPRMAAYGDSTISTPNLDRLANEGVVFDHVYTSAGVCSPARNSIITGRYQTSNGGQHMRTMGIHDTKKLGLPKMYNSVPPPEVKCFPEYLRAQGYYTTNNEKTDYQFTAPPTVWDEVSDTADWRGREADQPFFSVINFTTTHESQIWARADHELRVNPEDVPLPPYYPDNIISRTDVARHYSNMSELDDQIGEVLAKLEEDGLLDNTIIFFWGDHGDGLPFYKREIYRRGLHIPLIARFPNKANAGTRNNEFINAIDLGPTVLSLAGIDTPAQMYGKAFLGKYKADSDHEYIFAARDRIDNDYDRVRSAMDHQYQYVKNYNPEQPLYMDVEYRKGIPTMKMILALKEEDKLNESQSFWFQETKPEEELYDWQKDPYQLNNLANNPEFAETLAKFRGVLENWVAETNDYGAIPEKEMLSEMWNGESSAPHTAQPTAYPMGEKIKLTSMTTGASIAYRKRGSKTWKVYTGPIETKGEQFETMAMRIGYEPSEIVMF from the coding sequence ATGCAAAAATTAACACTAATCTCCTTTCTTCTTTTATTCACCTTATTCTCCTGCAAGAAAAAGGTGAAAGTAGAATTACCAAATCGCCCAAATATTCTTTGGATTTCGGCAGAAGACCTTAGCCCAAGAATGGCTGCTTATGGCGACTCCACTATTTCTACACCAAACCTAGACCGACTAGCCAATGAAGGTGTAGTATTTGATCATGTTTATACATCTGCAGGTGTATGCTCTCCGGCCAGAAATTCTATAATTACAGGAAGATATCAAACCAGTAATGGGGGACAACACATGAGAACCATGGGAATTCATGATACAAAAAAACTCGGTTTGCCTAAAATGTACAATTCTGTGCCGCCACCTGAAGTTAAATGTTTCCCTGAATACTTAAGAGCTCAAGGATATTACACCACTAATAACGAAAAAACAGATTATCAATTTACCGCCCCTCCTACTGTATGGGATGAGGTAAGTGATACGGCAGATTGGCGAGGCAGAGAGGCAGACCAACCTTTTTTCAGTGTTATAAATTTTACCACAACACATGAGTCTCAAATTTGGGCAAGAGCAGACCATGAATTGAGAGTAAACCCGGAAGATGTCCCACTCCCACCTTACTATCCAGATAATATTATTTCAAGAACAGATGTGGCCCGCCATTACAGCAATATGTCGGAACTGGATGACCAAATAGGTGAAGTACTAGCCAAACTAGAAGAAGATGGTCTTTTAGATAATACCATAATCTTTTTCTGGGGTGACCATGGTGACGGACTACCTTTTTATAAAAGAGAAATTTATAGAAGAGGACTTCACATTCCGTTAATTGCTAGGTTCCCTAATAAGGCCAATGCTGGTACTAGAAACAATGAATTTATAAACGCTATTGACCTAGGTCCTACCGTATTGTCGTTAGCAGGAATAGACACTCCTGCTCAAATGTATGGAAAAGCTTTTTTAGGAAAATACAAAGCTGATTCTGACCATGAATATATTTTTGCGGCGAGAGATAGAATTGACAACGATTACGACCGTGTGCGTTCTGCAATGGACCACCAATATCAATACGTAAAAAATTATAATCCAGAACAGCCTCTTTATATGGATGTAGAATACCGTAAAGGAATACCTACTATGAAAATGATTCTAGCTTTAAAAGAAGAAGATAAATTAAACGAATCTCAATCTTTTTGGTTTCAAGAAACTAAACCTGAGGAAGAACTCTATGACTGGCAAAAAGACCCTTATCAATTAAATAACCTTGCCAACAATCCAGAATTTGCTGAAACGCTAGCTAAATTCAGAGGTGTTTTAGAAAACTGGGTAGCCGAAACCAATGATTATGGAGCTATCCCCGAAAAGGAAATGCTAAGTGAAATGTGGAATGGTGAAAGTTCGGCTCCGCATACTGCCCAGCCTACCGCCTACCCAATGGGTGAGAAAATCAAACTTACAAGCATGACCACAGGAGCGTCTATAGCTTATAGAAAAAGAGGCTCAAAAACATGGAAAGTATATACCGGACCTATTGAAACAAAAGGAGAGCAGTTTGAAACCATGGCCATGAGGATAGGTTATGAGCCTAGCGAAATAGTAATGTTTTAA
- a CDS encoding DUF1569 domain-containing protein → MKNIFDAAVTNEVIARINQLTPETKGLWGKMSVAQMLAHCSVTYEMIYDETHPKPGFFKSLIMKLFVKNIVVGPKPYKKNSPTAPAFVINDKRNFQTEKKRLIDYLQKTQELGGSYFDGKESNAFGNLTESEWNIMFYKHLDHHLSQFAV, encoded by the coding sequence ATGAAAAACATTTTCGATGCGGCTGTAACAAACGAAGTTATTGCCAGAATAAATCAACTAACACCTGAAACCAAAGGTTTATGGGGTAAAATGTCGGTGGCTCAAATGCTAGCACACTGCTCTGTAACCTATGAAATGATTTATGACGAAACGCATCCAAAACCTGGTTTTTTCAAAAGCCTTATTATGAAGCTTTTTGTAAAAAACATAGTTGTAGGTCCTAAACCTTATAAAAAGAATAGCCCTACTGCTCCTGCATTTGTCATTAATGACAAACGTAATTTCCAAACAGAGAAAAAAAGGCTCATAGATTACCTTCAAAAAACACAAGAATTAGGTGGGTCCTATTTTGATGGAAAGGAGTCAAATGCCTTTGGCAATTTAACCGAAAGCGAATGGAACATTATGTTTTATAAGCATTTAGACCACCATTTAAGTCAGTTTGCCGTTTAA